The Candidatus Zixiibacteriota bacterium genome segment CTCCCAGCGGGCAAGACGCACATACACGAAATAGTCGAAAAGAACAGATCTCTCAAAAATCCTCAACTTATTGACAAATCCTTTTACTTTACGGCAGTGCTTTTTCCAGAAATAATGCTCTGTTTCGAAGACACACCCGCATGGCTCGAGAATATGTGTACCTGGATTCCGGGGTTGACCATAGGCGGGATGATGCTCTCGCGCTCTTTTCCAGGCCGCCTCTTTTTGCCCCGGACGAAGAGGAAACTCCTGGTACAGAAATGTGATGAACGCATTGTGATCGCTTCCTATTACTCGACCGGTTTCAGAAAATACCGCTCTATCATCCTCGATATGTTCAATGACGGAAATTGCACAAAGATTCGCAGAATCGTTTTTGAGAGGAAGATCTGTGGCCGACGCAACAATGAAATTAACAGGGTGTTTTACTTTATCTTTATACTTCTTCGAATACAATTCATGTTGCCAAAACATCTGAGCGGAATCCAGGTCCAGAGCGGCAGTTCGATAACCGATTTTTGCCAGATAAGAACAAAATAAGGAAATCTCAGCCCCGACATCTACAATGATTTCCCGGTCTTGATCTGATATTGAATTTCTAATCATATCCAGGACCAGAGCATGCTCTATCATCCTGAGATGATCATACGGTCTCATAAAACGTAAATGCCATATCATCAAACCGCGAACATCGGAAATCCCGATTGCTGATTTTAGCCCTTTAAACCGCATCATCAAATCGAGCGACCATCCAAAAAGAGCCAGGATCGGAGAGAACAGCAAGCCAATCATATTTGAAACAATGAACCAGAGTCGAGAAAGTACTTTACTTTGTTGCTTAACTTCTTCACCCAGCCAGCTCTTTTGACTGGACGATTTCTCTTTTTGTTTCACCAGAACCGGTATCCCCTGAGTTATGGAATAAGATGTGTTGCACTTTTCACACAACAGGCTGCCTTCTATTATTTCAGAATCTATTTCCTTCGTTACGTTCAGCTTCAGATCTGACTTGCATTCAGGACATGCAAGAACATCATTCAATCTTTTTTTCATTAACTTTAATCCCCTCAATGGTGTACTACTTGTACGCTCAGGAAGAAAATTCCTGAATTCTAAGCCGGATTATGATAGTAAATTTCAATGTTTCTGTGAAGCATATTTTATGTTTTTAGTAAATTACTTGCACAAAACAATATCAAGACAGAAAGAAGTTGACCCAGTTGATTCAAAAGATAAAAACGATTCAACAGGCTCTGCACCGTCGAACCAACCAGGTTGCAGATCAAAGCGCAGGCAATTACACACTCGGCTGGAATTCGTACTGTTTTGCGGAAAAACTATTCTCCCAGAGCTCTAACCTCGATTATTACCCCCGTCGAATCGAAAACAAATGTTTTTTCGTAGCCGGTACTGTCGGGATCGCTTAAGTTGCTGTAACGCACACGCGCCCTGAATCTGCCATCGTCCAGTTTTTGAACCGGGTACCATTTGATATATCTGATCGAATCAGGGTGCTCTGCGTTTTCCCCGAACCAGGCTTTAACCTGTGGGACGGAATTATCCCAGATGCTGTTCTCGACCGCCTCTTCGTGCATAGAATCGCAGACCAGGATGGTACCGACTACCAATCCGAACAGGATCATTATTACAACTAACACCAGGCAGGCGACGAATCCTGTCTGGCTTGATTTAAGCCTGATTGATGACCTCCTGAATCCCTGCTCTAACTGTTATCATGGGCAATCAATTTACGATAAATTGCCACCAGGTCAAGCCCGCTCCAGATTGAAACGGCCAAAAAGAATTGGAGTCAATTTTTCAACGCGAATTCCGACAAATAGAATATAGAATCACACCATAGACCTATCCGGAGGGCATCGAGATGAATCCTACCCGTATGTTTATTGGCATTGCCGCGGTCGCCATGGCGATCCTGAGCATGTACATGTTCCAGCAACAGCACAATCTTGGAAAAACTCCTGAGATGGCGCTAAGGACCTGTGTTGAGGCTATCAAGGACGGCGATATGAGAACCTTTTCCCAGTACACCATCGATGGTGACACATTCTGGAAGGAATGGAAGAAGGCATCGCGCGAAGAAAAGGACATGGTGCAGGCGATGTTGCCGTTTATGATCGGCGATATTTACTATTTCAATTATTATGTGACCGAGGAAGAGATCGTTGATGACAAGGCGACTTTGTGGGTCGATGTAA includes the following:
- a CDS encoding methyltransferase domain-containing protein; this translates as MKKRLNDVLACPECKSDLKLNVTKEIDSEIIEGSLLCEKCNTSYSITQGIPVLVKQKEKSSSQKSWLGEEVKQQSKVLSRLWFIVSNMIGLLFSPILALFGWSLDLMMRFKGLKSAIGISDVRGLMIWHLRFMRPYDHLRMIEHALVLDMIRNSISDQDREIIVDVGAEISLFCSYLAKIGYRTAALDLDSAQMFWQHELYSKKYKDKVKHPVNFIVASATDLPLKNDSANLCAISVIEHIEDDRAVFSETGRVIGSDHNAFITFLYQEFPLRPGQKEAAWKRAREHHPAYGQPRNPGTHILEPCGCVFETEHYFWKKHCRKVKGFVNKLRIFERSVLFDYFVYVRLARWEQAVYPGKQANQYKGREEAFQWAFKLSKSNT
- a CDS encoding DUF4878 domain-containing protein, with amino-acid sequence MNPTRMFIGIAAVAMAILSMYMFQQQHNLGKTPEMALRTCVEAIKDGDMRTFSQYTIDGDTFWKEWKKASREEKDMVQAMLPFMIGDIYYFNYYVTEEEIVDDKATLWVDVKYESTESEPVKYYMRKEGSTWKFENTENIY